The Novosphingobium sp. Gsoil 351 genome contains the following window.
AAACCCGCGAAGGTTGAAAAGCCGCAATCGGTTCCGGCGATCACCCGTTCGGCTCCGACCAGATTGACGAAGCGCTCGACCCGCTCGGCCACGACTTTGGGATGTTCGATGAAGTTGGTGGTGGAATCGATCACGCCGGGAATGAGCACCTTGTCGCCGGGCAACCGCGCGAGGTTCTCGGCGAACGCTGCCCAGTCGTGCTGGTGCCTTGGATTGGCGGTCTCGAACAGCAACCCGGCCGGCTTCGCCCGCAGCAACGTGGGAAGAATGACCTCCATTTCGACGTCGCAGTGGTGGGGGCCTTCGTAGTTGCCCCAGCAGACATGCATACGGCAGCATTCGGCCGGGATGTTGCGCAGGGCATGGTTGAGCACTTCGACATGCCGGCCGATGGCGACGAGATAATCCGCGTCTGAGCGGTCCTTGAACATCATGTGGCGGCCAAGGCCGAGATCGGGACTGTCAAGCTGGAGGATAAGCCCGGCGGCTACGATGGCCTCGTATTCGGGCCGCATCGCCTCGGCTAGCGCCTCGAGATAGGCATCATCGTTCGGGTAGAAGTCGTTGGGTTGGAACAGTGCGATGACGCCAGGCGAGGCGGCGTTCATGAACCCGACCGGATCACCGTGAGCCTCCCGGGCCGCAGCGAAGCGGCGCATGTCATCGTGCAGCGGTTCGAGTGTAACCGGGCGCACCTCGCCGACACACCGCGGCCGGCGATAACTCGGTGTGCCGCCACCTTTGGCCTGACGCTCGAGAAAGGTCGGAAATGCCTCGAGATCGGCAGGCGCGCGCCTCGGGCTGTCACCCGCAAAACCGCTGATCCGATCCTTGATATATGTCGCGTAGCTGATCTTGCTCATCTCGCCATCGGAGACGATGGCGATGCCAGCCGCGACCTGGCGCTGCACCGCTTCCTCCACTGCGGCAGCAGCCACCTTATCGAACCGCTCTTGGTCGACAACGTCGCCGCGCTCGGCGGCGAATAGCAGCTCGGTGAGCTCCCTTCCCCGCGGCAGCGAGCCGACGTGCGTGGTCAGGATGCGGTCGGGCATAGGGTCTCCTCGGCAAGCCAACCGAGCAGAGCGTCGGCGAGCGGTTGCGGGCGTTCGAGCGGCACCAGATGCCCGGCTCCTGCGATCTCCAGGCAACGGGCTCGCGGGCCGATCGCTGCGGCCCAGGCGCGGTGCCAGTCAGGCGGACACAGACGATCTTCGCTGCCGCAGGCGAGCAAGACCGGCATCTGCAGTTGGGAGAGCGACGAGCGTAGGTCGTCGCGCTGGCGCAGGGCTTCGCTCTGCGAGACAAATGCTTCCGCGCCGAGCTCTTCCGCCATCTCCATGACCAGGTCGAGCAAGGCACCATCGCGCTGGTTGGCGGCGGCGAGGTAGTTCGGCTTGAGCTCTTCGGCGACGATGCGCGCAAGCTCGCCCGCCTTGACCGCGGCCTGCTGGCGCGGCCGCACCGCGGCACGCACGGGCAAGTCGGCGGCGGCGTTGAAGGCGATCAAGCCGAGCGCTGCAATGCGCCTAGGGGCGCGACGCGCCATCTCTGCGGCGACGATTGCGCCCATTGAAAAACCAACCGCAATTAGAGGGCCCTGGGCTGCGGCTAGCGGCCCCTGGGCTGCGGCTAGAACCGCATCCGCCATCTCGCCGATGCTCGGTTGGTCCAGACGAGGGGCCATTTGCACCCGATGCCCGTCCTCCTCCAATAGACGGGCAACGGGCTGCCAGAGGCGAGCATCGCACATGTTTCCCGGAATGAGCAGCAGGGGCGGCGAGACGGTCATAGGCGGGGTGTCCACGCACCCGATGGCGGCAA
Protein-coding sequences here:
- a CDS encoding cobalamin-independent methionine synthase II family protein, whose amino-acid sequence is MPDRILTTHVGSLPRGRELTELLFAAERGDVVDQERFDKVAAAAVEEAVQRQVAAGIAIVSDGEMSKISYATYIKDRISGFAGDSPRRAPADLEAFPTFLERQAKGGGTPSYRRPRCVGEVRPVTLEPLHDDMRRFAAAREAHGDPVGFMNAASPGVIALFQPNDFYPNDDAYLEALAEAMRPEYEAIVAAGLILQLDSPDLGLGRHMMFKDRSDADYLVAIGRHVEVLNHALRNIPAECCRMHVCWGNYEGPHHCDVEMEVILPTLLRAKPAGLLFETANPRHQHDWAAFAENLARLPGDKVLIPGVIDSTTNFIEHPKVVAERVERFVNLVGAERVIAGTDCGFSTFAGFGAVDPEIVWAKLASLAEGAAIASKRVASWA
- a CDS encoding alpha/beta fold hydrolase, which encodes MTVSPPLLLIPGNMCDARLWQPVARLLEEDGHRVQMAPRLDQPSIGEMADAVLAAAQGPLAAAQGPLIAVGFSMGAIVAAEMARRAPRRIAALGLIAFNAAADLPVRAAVRPRQQAAVKAGELARIVAEELKPNYLAAANQRDGALLDLVMEMAEELGAEAFVSQSEALRQRDDLRSSLSQLQMPVLLACGSEDRLCPPDWHRAWAAAIGPRARCLEIAGAGHLVPLERPQPLADALLGWLAEETLCPTAS